From a single Thermomicrobiales bacterium genomic region:
- a CDS encoding ABC transporter ATP-binding protein yields the protein MSTPLLSVQDLFLYYRAGKRPVHAVDGVSFTIDERGHAVGIVGESGSGKTSMATALMRMLPKNVELFRGSIQLDGRELTTLSNDVFNREIRWKKIAMVFQGAMNVLNPVVRVGEQIAETLIHDGMDKKAALARAEELLERVGLPASIAPRYPHELSGGQRQRVVIATALVMDPDLLILDEPTSALDVSVQAQIMNLLKDLKEDPGISMIFITHDIGLASDLCDSIAVAYAGQHVEFGSADRVLVEPHHPYSSLLLSSLPRLHDPEPPTPMPGEPPDLSNPPSGCRFHPRCPYAFDPCSSIVPPEYKLPDGGHARCFLNDFALAGSRYRIHLPASSHA from the coding sequence ATGAGCACGCCGCTTCTCAGCGTCCAGGACCTCTTCCTCTACTACCGCGCCGGAAAGCGGCCGGTGCATGCGGTCGACGGCGTCTCATTCACCATCGACGAACGAGGCCATGCGGTCGGAATCGTGGGCGAATCCGGGTCCGGCAAGACGTCCATGGCCACGGCCCTCATGCGTATGCTGCCGAAGAACGTCGAGCTCTTCCGTGGTTCCATCCAGCTCGATGGCCGCGAGTTGACCACGTTGTCCAATGACGTTTTCAATCGCGAAATCCGTTGGAAAAAGATCGCCATGGTCTTCCAGGGCGCCATGAACGTGCTGAACCCGGTCGTTCGCGTGGGAGAGCAGATCGCCGAAACGCTCATCCACGACGGCATGGACAAGAAAGCCGCGCTCGCCCGTGCCGAGGAGCTCCTGGAGCGAGTCGGGCTCCCGGCGAGCATCGCTCCCCGCTATCCGCATGAGCTCTCGGGCGGGCAACGCCAGCGCGTCGTCATCGCCACCGCGTTGGTGATGGATCCAGACCTGCTCATCCTCGACGAACCGACCTCTGCGCTCGATGTCAGCGTTCAAGCCCAAATCATGAACCTGCTCAAGGACCTCAAAGAGGATCCCGGCATCTCCATGATCTTCATCACGCACGACATCGGTCTGGCCAGCGATCTTTGCGATTCGATCGCGGTTGCCTATGCCGGTCAGCACGTCGAATTCGGTTCCGCCGATCGGGTCTTGGTCGAACCGCATCACCCCTATTCGAGCCTTTTGCTGTCATCGCTGCCCCGGCTCCACGATCCCGAACCGCCTACCCCTATGCCCGGCGAACCGCCCGATCTTTCCAATCCACCTTCCGGCTGCCGGTTCCATCCTCGATGCCCGTACGCGTTCGACCCCTGCTCGAGCATCGTTCCCCCAGAGTACAAACTCCCCGACGGCGGCCACGCGCGATGTTTCCTCAACGATTTCGCCCTCGCCGGCAGCCGCTACCGAATTCACTTGCCGGCCAGTTCCCATGCCTAG
- a CDS encoding aldehyde dehydrogenase family protein gives MATASPEKTWGNYIGGEWIASESGKTFESRNPSNTNELIGEFASSTKSDVDAAIQAATDAFPKWRDTNVVARSVILLKAAEILASRQAEIGKELTREEGKTLKEGIGETGRAIQILRYYAGEAQQPNGEHYPSMNPDTLLYTTREPLGVVGVITPWNFPIAIPAWKIAPALAFGNTVVFKPASATPLLAARFVEALGEAGLPPGVLNLVTGSASTVGDPLVEDDRIAAISFTGSGEVGRKLSMTAARRGAKIQLELGGQNPAIVLADADMNHALQHVMTGAMWSSGQKCTATSRAIVHRSIVDEFTSKLHDKIKSLKVGNPLDESTHLGPVISAEAADNVVAGADRAKSDGAELLAGGERLTSDGREHGFFVAPTLFANVDPSSHLGQEEIFGPIMGVIPVDDMDQAIEIANSVKYGLSASIFTRDLGRALQFAKKIQAGIVHINSETPGAEPQVPFGGYKGSSSYSREQGKSARDFYTQVKTVYIDPPPA, from the coding sequence GTGGCAACCGCTTCACCAGAAAAAACCTGGGGAAACTACATTGGCGGCGAATGGATCGCCTCCGAGTCTGGCAAGACCTTCGAAAGCCGGAACCCCTCCAACACCAATGAGTTGATCGGCGAGTTCGCCTCCTCGACCAAATCCGATGTCGATGCCGCCATTCAGGCGGCCACCGACGCCTTTCCCAAGTGGCGGGACACGAACGTTGTCGCGCGCTCGGTCATCTTGTTGAAAGCCGCCGAGATTCTCGCCTCGCGTCAGGCCGAGATCGGCAAGGAGCTGACGCGGGAGGAAGGCAAGACCCTCAAGGAAGGCATCGGCGAGACTGGCCGAGCCATCCAGATCCTGCGCTACTACGCCGGCGAAGCTCAGCAACCGAACGGCGAGCACTATCCGTCCATGAACCCGGATACGCTGCTCTACACCACCCGCGAGCCGCTCGGGGTCGTTGGCGTCATCACCCCCTGGAACTTCCCCATCGCCATTCCGGCCTGGAAAATCGCTCCGGCGCTCGCCTTCGGCAACACAGTCGTTTTCAAGCCCGCCAGCGCCACACCCCTGTTGGCCGCGCGCTTCGTCGAGGCATTGGGTGAGGCCGGGTTGCCCCCCGGCGTGCTCAATCTCGTCACCGGCAGCGCCTCCACCGTCGGGGATCCGCTGGTGGAAGACGACCGCATCGCCGCCATTTCCTTCACCGGCTCCGGCGAGGTCGGACGCAAGCTCTCGATGACGGCCGCCAGACGCGGAGCCAAGATTCAGCTCGAGCTCGGCGGCCAGAACCCGGCCATCGTGCTCGCCGACGCGGATATGAATCACGCGCTCCAGCACGTCATGACCGGCGCGATGTGGTCCAGCGGCCAGAAATGCACCGCCACCAGCCGAGCAATCGTCCATCGCTCGATCGTGGACGAATTCACCAGCAAGCTGCACGACAAGATCAAGAGCCTGAAGGTGGGCAATCCGCTCGACGAGTCGACGCATCTCGGCCCGGTCATTTCCGCCGAAGCGGCCGACAACGTGGTGGCCGGCGCGGATCGAGCGAAATCCGATGGCGCCGAACTGCTCGCCGGAGGCGAACGACTGACCAGCGATGGCCGCGAGCATGGCTTTTTCGTCGCGCCAACGTTGTTCGCGAATGTCGATCCATCGTCGCATCTGGGTCAGGAGGAGATCTTCGGCCCGATCATGGGCGTCATTCCGGTCGACGACATGGACCAGGCCATCGAGATCGCCAATTCGGTCAAGTACGGACTCTCCGCCTCGATCTTCACGCGTGATCTCGGCCGCGCGCTTCAGTTCGCCAAGAAGATCCAGGCCGGTATCGTGCACATCAACAGCGAGACTCCCGGCGCCGAACCGCAAGTGCCGTTCGGTGGCTACAAGGGCTCCAGCTCCTATTCACGCGAGCAGGGCAAATCGGCCCGCGATTTCTACACCCAGGTCAAGACGGTTTACATCGATCCGCCGCCGGCCTGA
- a CDS encoding molybdopterin oxidoreductase family protein yields MPTTNRLIVRGACAHDCPDGCSFISEVENGKVVDFYANPDHPITQGWLCAKVRPYLDRVYAPDRLEYPLRRVGPKGANQWERITWDDAIAEIATRWTDIIADYGAAAILPYSFSGTLGMVENLVAANRLWNRMGASGLERTICDAAATAACKATLGGKPGMDPREIKHSDLIVIWGHNPSSTSPHFVPILREAQRNGTFVVVIDPRRTRSARAADLHIRPNPSTDAALALGMIDIIFTENRHDEAFLDAHTIGWRELRARAANYPIERVSQITGLDEEMIVDLAHRWVDARAPLVKFNDGIQRHQNGGQTIRAILALPAVTGSYGKLGAGAFYSQSSQIVWNGEAIGKHSECPPTPRVVNMNRLGAALTGEISDPPIKAFYCFIANPVTSTPNSPRIISGLLRDDLFTVVHDQFMTDTARFADIVLPATSQLEVDDVVKPSGHRHLHFNKAAMAPRGESRGNWDVQRHLAKALGYTEPWFDQTNAEVAREVFEATRRTNRYLAGIEFDDLVDKGWVPYAETDDGSTFNWPNLEFGTPSGKIELYCEAMIPLGVDPLPDHVVPDELVDRESDELVLVTGAAHHFVSSSFANQPALLRKEGNPFLEIHPTDAKSRGIESGDPLLIENDRGWCLLIADVTDDVVPGFAVSPKGYWAQNSLAGRNVNWLTPDILADLGNQAVFHSNLVRVRKLSPEEFEARAATNGLEPALVPA; encoded by the coding sequence ATGCCGACTACCAACCGCCTCATCGTCCGCGGCGCTTGTGCCCACGACTGTCCTGACGGTTGCTCCTTCATCTCTGAGGTCGAAAACGGCAAGGTCGTCGATTTCTATGCCAATCCGGACCATCCCATCACCCAGGGGTGGCTCTGCGCCAAGGTCCGTCCCTATCTCGATCGGGTCTATGCGCCAGATCGGCTCGAATATCCGCTGCGGCGCGTCGGACCCAAAGGCGCGAACCAATGGGAGCGCATCACCTGGGACGACGCCATCGCCGAAATCGCCACCCGTTGGACCGACATCATCGCCGACTACGGCGCGGCTGCCATCCTGCCTTATTCCTTCAGCGGCACGCTGGGCATGGTCGAGAATCTGGTCGCCGCCAACCGGCTCTGGAATCGCATGGGCGCCTCCGGTCTCGAGCGAACCATTTGCGACGCTGCCGCAACCGCTGCCTGCAAAGCTACCCTCGGCGGCAAGCCGGGTATGGATCCGCGCGAGATAAAGCACAGCGATCTCATCGTCATCTGGGGGCACAACCCCTCCAGCACGTCGCCCCACTTCGTCCCCATTCTGCGCGAAGCGCAACGGAATGGGACGTTTGTCGTCGTCATCGATCCGCGCCGCACCCGATCGGCTCGCGCCGCCGACCTGCACATCCGGCCGAACCCATCGACCGATGCCGCTCTCGCATTGGGCATGATCGACATCATCTTCACCGAGAACCGGCACGACGAGGCATTTCTCGATGCGCACACCATTGGGTGGCGCGAGCTGCGCGCCCGCGCCGCAAACTACCCGATAGAGCGAGTCTCCCAAATCACCGGATTGGATGAAGAGATGATCGTCGACCTCGCCCATCGCTGGGTCGATGCGCGCGCCCCGCTGGTGAAATTCAACGACGGTATCCAACGTCACCAGAACGGCGGCCAAACCATCCGCGCGATCCTTGCGCTTCCGGCAGTCACTGGCAGCTATGGCAAGCTGGGCGCCGGAGCGTTCTATTCCCAAAGCAGCCAGATCGTGTGGAACGGCGAGGCGATCGGCAAGCATTCCGAGTGCCCGCCCACTCCGCGCGTCGTCAATATGAACCGGCTCGGAGCCGCGCTCACCGGCGAGATCAGCGATCCGCCCATCAAGGCGTTCTATTGCTTCATCGCCAACCCGGTCACGTCGACGCCCAATTCACCCAGGATCATCAGCGGGCTCCTGCGCGACGATCTCTTCACTGTCGTTCACGACCAGTTCATGACCGACACCGCCCGTTTCGCGGATATCGTGTTGCCCGCTACTTCACAGCTCGAAGTCGACGACGTCGTCAAGCCGTCCGGGCATCGCCATCTGCATTTCAACAAGGCCGCCATGGCCCCGCGCGGCGAATCGCGCGGCAACTGGGATGTCCAGCGCCACCTCGCCAAGGCCCTGGGCTACACCGAGCCATGGTTCGATCAAACCAACGCCGAAGTCGCGCGCGAGGTTTTCGAGGCCACCAGGCGCACCAATCGCTATCTGGCCGGTATCGAATTCGACGATCTGGTCGACAAGGGTTGGGTTCCGTACGCCGAAACCGATGACGGCTCGACGTTCAATTGGCCCAATCTCGAGTTTGGCACGCCGTCCGGCAAGATCGAGCTGTATTGCGAGGCGATGATTCCGCTTGGCGTCGATCCCCTTCCTGACCATGTAGTCCCGGATGAACTCGTCGATCGTGAGTCTGATGAGCTCGTACTGGTGACTGGAGCCGCGCATCACTTCGTCTCCAGTTCCTTTGCGAACCAGCCAGCGCTGTTGCGCAAGGAAGGCAACCCCTTCCTGGAAATCCATCCCACGGACGCGAAGTCACGCGGAATCGAAAGCGGCGATCCGCTGCTGATCGAAAACGATCGCGGTTGGTGCCTGTTGATCGCCGACGTGACCGACGATGTCGTCCCCGGCTTTGCCGTTTCGCCCAAGGGATACTGGGCGCAGAACTCGCTTGCTGGCCGCAACGTCAACTGGCTTACCCCTGACATCCTGGCCGATCTCGGCAACCAGGCCGTTTTCCATAGCAATCTCGTGCGCGTGCGCAAGCTCTCGCCCGAGGAGTTCGAAGCCCGCGCCGCGACCAATGGCCTCGAACCCGCGCTCGTACCTGCCTGA
- a CDS encoding OsmC family peroxiredoxin — MADIMTERTSTANWSGNLFEGSGNFRVGSGAFGPLDVSWARRAGEPEGATSPEELIAAAHASCYAMALSNALAENGTPAQSLEVTSKVGFGPKEGGGVAVKYSKLSVKGKVDGVTAEQFAELAKAGEAGCPISNALRNNVAIELESTLA, encoded by the coding sequence ATGGCGGATATCATGACCGAACGCACCTCGACCGCAAATTGGTCAGGGAATCTCTTCGAAGGATCGGGCAACTTCCGCGTCGGTTCGGGCGCATTTGGCCCATTGGACGTCAGTTGGGCCCGCCGCGCCGGCGAGCCGGAAGGCGCCACCAGCCCTGAGGAGCTGATCGCCGCGGCGCACGCCTCGTGCTACGCGATGGCGCTCTCCAATGCCCTTGCCGAGAACGGCACGCCGGCGCAGAGCCTGGAAGTCACCTCGAAGGTCGGTTTTGGCCCGAAGGAAGGTGGCGGCGTGGCAGTGAAGTACTCGAAGCTCTCCGTCAAAGGCAAGGTCGACGGGGTGACTGCGGAGCAGTTCGCCGAGCTCGCCAAAGCAGGAGAAGCCGGCTGCCCGATTTCCAATGCTCTGCGCAACAACGTCGCCATCGAGCTCGAGTCCACGCTGGCCTAA